DNA from Spirochaetota bacterium:
GATGTTCGTCGCGAGCCATTCCCTTCTTTGAAACAGGTCCCCCGCGGCGGCAAGCCTGCCGCGCACGTCGATCGCACCGGTATTCATGAAGCGATCGCGGGCTTCAACGATATACGAGGCCTTTTTGTTCCTGAAGCGCACGATCGCGAGCTGCGCCGCTATCTCGCGGGCCGTGCCGCGCATCATGAGACCGTCCTCTCGCACTATCTCCAGGGCGCGCGCACATCGAAAGGCCCCCGACTGGGGGGTGAGAAGGCAGAACACCAGTTCGGCGAAGATGTCCTCTTCCGTCCCGTCCCGCCAGATCGACGCGAACAATGCGGTCCTGAGACGGATTTCCGGGCGGATCTCCGCGTACAGGCGGATAAGCTCGTTCACGTTGCTTTCAAGCGGTTTGACGTTCATAATGAATTTCGACCTGCCGGGAACGGCGTCCCAGTGGACGGGTGGGGATGCGGCCTGTTCGTGAAAGCCCGGAATGGATCGTCATGCTTTGTCCTCCAA
Protein-coding regions in this window:
- a CDS encoding N-glycosylase/DNA lyase, which translates into the protein MNVKPLESNVNELIRLYAEIRPEIRLRTALFASIWRDGTEEDIFAELVFCLLTPQSGAFRCARALEIVREDGLMMRGTAREIAAQLAIVRFRNKKASYIVEARDRFMNTGAIDVRGRLAAAGDLFQRREWLATNIKGLGFKEASHFLRNVGWGEDLAILDRHILRNLVRLGVIDRIPPSISGRRYLAMENSMRAFALEIGIPLGDLDFVLWYREAGAVFK